In one window of Oncorhynchus kisutch isolate 150728-3 linkage group LG16, Okis_V2, whole genome shotgun sequence DNA:
- the LOC109906574 gene encoding uncharacterized protein LOC109906574 isoform X4 yields MWRSRTGVVTHGGCVSPKRDRDAAGPPNSSEEDNASSWLQQSAHTMDETTAAMERDGIQIVVIKNEAGHEGTHRKKDPQAGISTEGEQACPKVDMVYGKEWSQSLWRDRDAVKEDSAGPSVTHRQWLTPGQSSSVDLRNLRRRRRVRTQPHPQRRGTYLRYTPEQRAKIARMCMEVGAQMAAAMMSEELGRRISPNTVRSMRISYEQTVESMGVQKVEDLPHLRPFRTDMFDEEITRFVMVRKRAGGQVSPSMLMVATRDIVMRRNPEMLAENGGHILISTNWARCWLRRLAGNRITSKR; encoded by the exons atgtggaggtccagaactggtgtggttacacatg GTGGATGCGTCAGCCCCAAAAGAGATAGAGATGCTGCTGGTCCTCCTAATTCTTCGGAGGAGGACAATGCATCATCATGGCTGCAACAATCTGCTCATACCATGGACGAG ACTACAGCAGCCATGGAGAGGGATGGGATTCAAATCGTTGTCATTAAGAACGAAGCGGGGCATGAAGGCACACATCGGAAGAAGGACCCACAGGCTGGAATTTCAACAGAAG GTGAGCAGGCGTGTCCCAAAGTGGACATGGTGTATGGCAAGGAGTGGAGCCAAAGCCTGTGGCGAGACAGAGATGCTGTCAAGGAGGACTCTGCAGGACCATCGGTGACCCATCGACAG tggcTTACACCTGGGCAGTCAAGCTCTGTGGACTTACGAAATCTGCGCCGGCGCCGAAGAGTAAGAACTCAACCGCACCCGCAAAGGAGAGGGACCTACCTCAGGTACACCCCCGAGCAAAGGGCCAAGATTGCGCGGATGTGCATGGAGGTGGGTGCACAGATGGCCGCAGCCATGATGTCTGAGGAATTGGGGAGACGCATCAGCCCCAACACTGTGAGGTCCATGAGGATCAGCTACGAACAGACGGTCGAAAGCATGGGCGTCCAGAAAGTGGAAGACCTACCCCATTTGAGGCCATTCAGAACAGACATGTTTGATGAGGAGATTACTCGCTTCGTAATGGTGAGGAAAAGAGCTGGAGGTCAGGTTAGCCCATCCATGCTGATGGTAGCTACACGAGACATTGTGATGCGCAGAAACCCAGAGATGCTGGCAGAGAATGGCGGTCATATCCTAATCAGCACAAATTGGGCCCGTTGTTGGCTCCGGCGGTTGGCAGGAAATAGAATCACGTCAAAGAGGTAG
- the LOC109906574 gene encoding uncharacterized protein LOC109906574 isoform X3, translating into MANCDYLQTQLTSVLNSLVKIAVVELLRIVEDSAVELRLEVSKSKFENEALKIENESNKNKLQSLEAELWTAGNRPCSMCYRCVGTPARGKGGCVSPKRDRDAAGPPNSSEEDNASSWLQQSAHTMDETTAAMERDGIQIVVIKNEAGHEGTHRKKDPQAGISTEGEQACPKVDMVYGKEWSQSLWRDRDAVKEDSAGPSVTHRQWLTPGQSSSVDLRNLRRRRRVRTQPHPQRRGTYLRYTPEQRAKIARMCMEVGAQMAAAMMSEELGRRISPNTVRSMRISYEQTVESMGVQKVEDLPHLRPFRTDMFDEEITRFVMVRKRAGGQVSPSMLMVATRDIVMRRNPEMLAENGGHILISTNWARCWLRRLAGNRITSKR; encoded by the exons ATGGCGAATTGTGACTATTTACAAACTCAGCTAACCTCTGTTTTGAACTCGCTTGTTAAAATTGCGGTCGTGGAACTACTGCGAATTGTGGAGGATAGCGCCGTTGAACTTCGTCTGGAGGTGTCCAAGAGTAAATTTGAGAACGAAGCACTGAAAATTGAGAACGAGTCTAACAAAAACAAGTTACAGAGTTTGGAAGCAGAACTGTGGACAGCGGGAAATCGACCATGTTCCATGTGTTATCGTTGTGTTGGAACTCCAGCTCGCGGTAAAG GTGGATGCGTCAGCCCCAAAAGAGATAGAGATGCTGCTGGTCCTCCTAATTCTTCGGAGGAGGACAATGCATCATCATGGCTGCAACAATCTGCTCATACCATGGACGAG ACTACAGCAGCCATGGAGAGGGATGGGATTCAAATCGTTGTCATTAAGAACGAAGCGGGGCATGAAGGCACACATCGGAAGAAGGACCCACAGGCTGGAATTTCAACAGAAG GTGAGCAGGCGTGTCCCAAAGTGGACATGGTGTATGGCAAGGAGTGGAGCCAAAGCCTGTGGCGAGACAGAGATGCTGTCAAGGAGGACTCTGCAGGACCATCGGTGACCCATCGACAG tggcTTACACCTGGGCAGTCAAGCTCTGTGGACTTACGAAATCTGCGCCGGCGCCGAAGAGTAAGAACTCAACCGCACCCGCAAAGGAGAGGGACCTACCTCAGGTACACCCCCGAGCAAAGGGCCAAGATTGCGCGGATGTGCATGGAGGTGGGTGCACAGATGGCCGCAGCCATGATGTCTGAGGAATTGGGGAGACGCATCAGCCCCAACACTGTGAGGTCCATGAGGATCAGCTACGAACAGACGGTCGAAAGCATGGGCGTCCAGAAAGTGGAAGACCTACCCCATTTGAGGCCATTCAGAACAGACATGTTTGATGAGGAGATTACTCGCTTCGTAATGGTGAGGAAAAGAGCTGGAGGTCAGGTTAGCCCATCCATGCTGATGGTAGCTACACGAGACATTGTGATGCGCAGAAACCCAGAGATGCTGGCAGAGAATGGCGGTCATATCCTAATCAGCACAAATTGGGCCCGTTGTTGGCTCCGGCGGTTGGCAGGAAATAGAATCACGTCAAAGAGGTAG